CAGGTCTATTCAGATGGAAAAGACCAGTTCCTGCACGTATTTGAAGATCGCGAAACGGCCCTGCACCGTCAGGCTTATTCAAATTCCAGGAAAATCCCAAGGATACATCTGGAGAAATGAACGAATTGAAAGAACTTACTTCGCCTGATCCAATTGTAGGGTCGTAATTATCTCCATCGTATTGACTGCCCCAGATGGCGTTGCTCATATCCACACCTCGGTATAGAATTCCACTTTGAATTCCAGCAGTGATGAACTGTTCCCTCGTCAGATTTAATGTGCTTGCGAGGCTGATAAGTGCAGATGTTGTGTGCAAACCGAGATCGCCCGCATCGTCCCTATAGGCCGCTAATCCCACGGCAAGACTGGCCTTCTTTTTCAATTTCTTTGGAGTGATACGATGATCATAATTCAGTCCAAAGGTTCTATAAGGCGCATCTACCGTTGCCCATTGATCTCGGTAGTTCACAATCACCCGCGCAGTCCCATCAAACACACCTGTCAAACCCGGATTTAGAAGCAGTGGCGTTTCGGTGAATTGCACAAAATGAACGTCTTGTCCACAAACGACCATCGTAACAAAAATGAGCAGATATGTGAAGAGAAATCTCATCTCAATAGTGTGACATTTCCTTTGGATACCAATTCGCCTCCAGCAGTAATGACATAGACAAACACCGCACTGTTCATAGCCTGACCTTTAAAAGTACCGTCCCAACCACGATCTATTTCGGTCGATTCGAACACACAATTTCCCCAGCGGTCGTAGATTTTCATCTCATAATCAAATGGTTCAGTTCCACGAGGTTTAAAAACATCGTTGCGACCATCCTGATTGGGAGAGAAGACATTTGGCACGAACAGATCTGTGGCCAACGCAGCTAGTGCAATTTCGGGTGTACTGAAATCCCAATCTGGCGTTTTGAAGGAAATCAACTCTGGGCCAGAACCGAGCAACGGACCGGCCAAGGTTCCAGTGTTTTCATGCCACAGATCTGATTCTAAGTGTGCCAACGTTTCAAAAAAACCATCTTCCGTTTCTTCATAAAAAACTGTTATTGCCCCTGCTGAAGAACCTTCAGTGCGCTGCATATCGTGGTAAAAAATCGGATTCACGTAGTACAATTCAGAACCCCGTTGTGTTGAATTGGGTGTCGGACCAGGAACGTATCGAACTTTAAAGGTGTTGTCACCACCATTCGGTGCAATGGTTATGGGCCTGATTTTGAAATTATTTATGGTACTACCGACAGGGAAAAAATAATCTTGTTGGCTATTGGTCTTCCTAGACAGACCTCCGCCTGCATTGGCACTCACAAAACCTTGATCGTGCAGCGCAAGAACGGTTGGAGCAGCGGTGTTTGTGTGATAGACGGTATTTGTTCCAGCAGAAAGTTCTCGATCGGTGAGGTCAAGCGTGCCACCGGTTGTGATATCTTGAAGCATGTATTTTATTCCCGTTCCAACCAACGTCAAATTATAGAAATTGAGTTGCTGTGAACCCCTTAGAAACTGGTCATCTCCATAAAGTTCAAATAGACTTTGACCAGGTTGCATTTGGCCATTATTCTCTATGTCGTTCTGCACGCGATAAATCCCAGAATTCGTTCCCCCTGCCAAAAGGCCATCGTTCAAGATACTTCCTTCAACTACCAACTCTCCAGCGTTTGACAGTTGTCCTGCGGCATTTTGCATTCCACCTTCAGCAAAGATTACCTGACAACCTGGGTTAATTCTGATGTCAGTTCCTTTATTGATCACAAACTCGGTCTGGCCACTCACAACGAATGGCAGAACGAACAGAATGATATGAAGCAGATGTTTCATCAGTTTATCCTTCTCCAAAAAATGACGGCAACGTTATCTGGTCGTGTTTCGCTAGCAGTTGTTCCAGTAGCCGCACCATTCACGCTAACATTCAATGCATGAGTATGGTCAGGCAATGTATGTTGATGATTTGGGCCGTTACTCGTAGGGCGCTGCTTGATCCAATGTCGGTGTGCATACAAATCTGTATTATGTGTATGAGAGCCGTCAGCGGTTATCGTGTGATTATGATTCATACAGTTATCACCTAAACGACCAAGGAAGTTTCCAACTGTTTCGTCTCCATTAAAGGTGCTTCCACAAGTGCTTCCGTTGTTTCCAGCTGATGACATGTTCCATGCGTCTCCATCTAAATTGTCATCATAAGGAATCCAAATATTACCTGAGTAGGGATTTGCCCCAGAAGTCGACCCACTATGATTGTGACTTCCTGCAGAAGAGCTTGCACGGCTGGTGTAGTCGGAAGCCGTTCCATTTACCCCGCCCCACCAGAATGAGCCATCAGAAATGGTATTTCCTTGACCGTCTCCATTTCCAGTTCCTGCTGAATACTGTCTCGAATCCTCAATACTCCACCAACCACCCCAATCGTGCGTATGGGCTCCAGATGCTGATGTATTCAACACTCCTGAACCGGCTGTAGAACCCGTGACAGAATGGGTGTGGTCTTGAAACGCGTCAGATTGCACCGCCCCTGTCAATGCACCAGCTGTAGAAACGTTTGCACCTCCACCTCTTGCTCGAATAAAGCTGCCGTTGGAAATGTCAACAAATACCCAAACCGTATTCGGATAGATAACGTTCGGGTCAGCAGCCTGAGACCACTGTATGTACGTAGATCCGATTGGAGGTGTATTGATATTCAACCATGCAAATCCGTTATATACCTCCATCGAACCAAGATCTGTATTCCACCGCATTGCACCTGTAGGGATTGTGCCGGTAGGTCGTTGCGCAGAAGTTCCCGCAGGCACGCCCAACGCATCTGTGGTGGCAATTTGAAATGATACCGTAGCAGTAGTCGTACCAACACCAATGTTGTTAGTATTTGGGTCGTTGTACAGATTGCTTGTCGCTTCCCATGTAGTTCCGTTATGCCTCAACGTTTGGCCAATGGTTCCTGAAGCAATTGATCCCGAAGGGCCAGTTACTCCGGTAGGACCAGCGGGGCCAGTATTTCCTTGTGAACCTGTCGGTCCAAGAAGTCCTTGTGGACCCTGAGGACCAGTAGAACCAGGCGATCCTTGAGCACCAGTTGGGCCTGCAGGACCGGTTGACCCATTCGGTCCGATCAAACCTTGTGGTCCAGTAGGGCCTACGACTCCTTGAGGACCTGCCGCTCCCTGTGGACCTGTTGCTCCGACACTTCCCGATGGCCCAATAGCTCCAGTTGATCCGGTCAAACCAATTGGACCCTGAGCGCCCACTGCTCCAGTAGAACCTTGTGGCCCTGCGGGTCCAGTGGCTCCTTGATTACCGGTTGGCCCTTGCGGTCCAATCGGACCTGTTGGACCCGGAAGTCCAGCACCCGTGGGGCCGACCGCTCCGGCAGGACCGGTTGCACCCACTGGGCCAGTTGGACCCTGAATTCCTGCGCCTGTTGGACCGGTTGCCCCAGTGAGGCCTATAGAGCCTGTCGCACCTGCTACTCCTGGGTTTCCTGTAGGGCCTTGCGGACCTGTTGGGCCAGCTAAACCAATCGGACCAGTTGCCCCTTGATTTCCAGTAACTCCCTGAGGACCTGTAGGGCCAGTCGGACCAGGTAATCCTGCTCCTGTCGGACCAATCAACCCTTGTGGGCCAGTTGCACCATCGATACCATTAGCTCCTGCGACCCCAGTCGGGCCTGTCGGGCCAGGTAATCCTGCTCCTGTCGGACCAATCAACCCCTGTGGGCCAGTTGCACCATCGATACCATTAGCTCCTGCGACTCCAGTCGGACCTATCGGTCCTGCGGCTCCTTGTGGACCAGTTGCGCCAGCAGGGCCAGCTGGTCCAATTGCGCCTGTGACACCGGGCGCACCATTCAATCCTGCAGCTCCTGCTGGACCGGCCGGTCCAGCTGGCCCAGCTGATCCAGGTGGGCCTTGCGGTCCTGTTACACCATTCACGCCTTGAGTGCCATTAACCCCGGGAGGGCCTTGTGGTCCGGTAGGTCCTGTTACTCCATCAACACCGATCGTTCCGGCAATGCCTTGCGGACCTGTAGGTCCTTGTGGACCTTGAGGGCCCATTGGACCAATTGCTTCCACCCAAACTGTTCCATCAAAATACCAGAATGACTGAGTACTTAAATCATAAACCAGCAACCCAGTTGCAGGAGAAGAAATCGCCAATTTTTCAGTGGTGGTCATTCTCGTGACCAAGAATCCCATATCGTTTGCTTGCAGCTCCAATAAGGCAGACGGGTCTGGGTTCAAAGTTCCTACACCCATGTTAGGTTGCTGTGCCTGAACTTC
The nucleotide sequence above comes from Flavobacteriales bacterium. Encoded proteins:
- a CDS encoding PorP/SprF family type IX secretion system membrane protein; amino-acid sequence: MRFLFTYLLIFVTMVVCGQDVHFVQFTETPLLLNPGLTGVFDGTARVIVNYRDQWATVDAPYRTFGLNYDHRITPKKLKKKASLAVGLAAYRDDAGDLGLHTTSALISLASTLNLTREQFITAGIQSGILYRGVDMSNAIWGSQYDGDNYDPTIGSGEVSSFNSFISPDVSLGFSWNLNKPDGAGPFRDLQIRAGTGLFHLNRPVQKFNLSQDDHLHMRWTIHADAMMGVGSGRSYIVPMFLFQLQGPSTEAVFGASYRFLFKDAARVTGFIKGGAMSMGLTYRWGDALTPIVSVEYLFMRMGVSYDVNVSKLRQATTFQGGLEISLRCIIAEGFYYTGRQSKK
- a CDS encoding gliding motility-associated C-terminal domain-containing protein; this encodes MKHLLHIILFVLPFVVSGQTEFVINKGTDIRINPGCQVIFAEGGMQNAAGQLSNAGELVVEGSILNDGLLAGGTNSGIYRVQNDIENNGQMQPGQSLFELYGDDQFLRGSQQLNFYNLTLVGTGIKYMLQDITTGGTLDLTDRELSAGTNTVYHTNTAAPTVLALHDQGFVSANAGGGLSRKTNSQQDYFFPVGSTINNFKIRPITIAPNGGDNTFKVRYVPGPTPNSTQRGSELYYVNPIFYHDMQRTEGSSAGAITVFYEETEDGFFETLAHLESDLWHENTGTLAGPLLGSGPELISFKTPDWDFSTPEIALAALATDLFVPNVFSPNQDGRNDVFKPRGTEPFDYEMKIYDRWGNCVFESTEIDRGWDGTFKGQAMNSAVFVYVITAGGELVSKGNVTLLR